One window from the genome of Glycine soja cultivar W05 chromosome 12, ASM419377v2, whole genome shotgun sequence encodes:
- the LOC114379827 gene encoding scarecrow-like protein 3 isoform X1, which produces MGFMLQEEGSSSVNSSPLQFFSMMSLSPSLGSPNNLLFREMKSEERGLYLIHLLLSCANHVAAGNLENANTTLEQISMLASPDGDTMQRIATYFMESLADRILKTWPGIHRALNSTRMTLISDEILVQKLFFELFPFLKVAFVLTNQAIIEAMEGEKVIHIIDLNAAEAAQWIALLRVLSAHPEGPPHLRITGVHQKKEILDEVAHRLTEEAEKLDIPFQFNPVASKLENLDFDKLRVKTGEALAISSILQLHTLLAWDDEAMQRKSPLLLKSSNGIHLQRVLPMGQSTLGDLLEKDMVNGYTPSPDSTSSSPSSLTTSNSMNMESFLNALWGLSPKVMVVTEQDCNHNGPTLMDRLLEALYSYAALFDCLESTVSRTSLERLRVEKMLFGEEIKNIIACEGSERKERHEKLEKWFQRFDLAGFGNVPLSYFGMVQARRFLQSYGCEGYRMRDENGCVLICWEDRPMYSISAWRSRK; this is translated from the coding sequence aTGGGATTTATGTTGCAAGAAGAAGGGTCGTCTTCTGTAAATTCTTCACCCCTGCAGTTCTTCTCCATGATGTCACTTTCACCTAGCTTAGGTTCTCCCAACAATCTCTTGTTTAGAGAAATGAAATCCGAGGAAAGGGGTTTGTACTTGATTCATTTGTTGCTCAGTTGTGCAAATCATGTAGCTGCTGGTAACCTTGAAAATGCAAACACCACACTTGAGCAAATTTCCATGCTTGCTTCCCCTGATGGGGACACTATGCAGCGAATCGCAACATATTTTATGGAGTCGCTTGCTGATCGGATTCTTAAAACATGGCCTGGGATCCACAGAGCCCTCAACTCAACCAGAATGACTTTGATATCCGACGAAATTCTGGTTCagaagcttttctttgagctttTCCCTTTCTTGAAGGTAGCATTTGTTCTCACAAATCAGGCCATCATTGAAGCAATGGAAGGGGAGAAAGTGATTCACATAATTGATCTCAATGCTGCTGAAGCTGCTCAGTGGATTGCTCTCCTTCGAGTATTAAGTGCGCATCCCGAAGGCCCTCCTCATTTGAGAATCACCGGGGTTCATCAGAAAAAGGAGATTCTGGATGAGGTGGCTCATAGACTAACTGAAGAAGCAGAAAAGTTGGATATACCGTTCCAATTCAACCCTGTGGCAAGCAAATTAGAAAATCTTGATTTTGACAAACTTCGGGTGAAAACTGGGGAGGCACTAGCAATAAGTTCCATTCTCCAATTGCATACCCTTTTGGCCTGGGATGATGAAGCCATGCAGAGAAAGTCTCCTCTTCTGTTAAAAAGCTCAAATGGAATTCACCTGCAAAGAGTTCTGCCAATGGGCCAAAGCACATTGGGTGATTTGCTTGAGAAAGATATGGTTAATGGGTACACTCCAAGTCCTGACTCAACctcatcatctccatcatctttAACTACTTCCAATTCAATGAATATGGAGAGCTTTCTTAATGCCTTGTGGGGATTATCACCAAAGGTCATGGTTGTGACAGAACAAGACTGTAATCACAATGGTCCAACTCTGATGGATAGGCTTCTTGAAGCTCTATACTCTTATGCAGCATTGTTTGATTGTTTGGAATCCACTGTCTCAAGAACATCATTGGAGAGATTAAGGGTGGAGAAGATGCTTTTTGGGGAGGAAATAAAGAACATCATTGCATGTGAGGGATCTGAACGAAAGGAAAGACATGAAAAGCTGGAAAAGTGGTTCCAGAGATTTGATCTAGCTGGGTTTGGCAACGTGCCTTTGAGCTACTTTGGTATGGTGCAAGCAAGGAGGTTCCTGCAGAGCTATGGTTGTGAAGGATACAGAATGAGGGATGAAAATGGTTGTGTGTTAATTTGCTGGGAGGATCGGCCAATGTATTCAATATCAGCTTGGAGATCTAGGAAGTAA
- the LOC114379827 gene encoding scarecrow-like protein 3 isoform X2, giving the protein MMSLSPSLGSPNNLLFREMKSEERGLYLIHLLLSCANHVAAGNLENANTTLEQISMLASPDGDTMQRIATYFMESLADRILKTWPGIHRALNSTRMTLISDEILVQKLFFELFPFLKVAFVLTNQAIIEAMEGEKVIHIIDLNAAEAAQWIALLRVLSAHPEGPPHLRITGVHQKKEILDEVAHRLTEEAEKLDIPFQFNPVASKLENLDFDKLRVKTGEALAISSILQLHTLLAWDDEAMQRKSPLLLKSSNGIHLQRVLPMGQSTLGDLLEKDMVNGYTPSPDSTSSSPSSLTTSNSMNMESFLNALWGLSPKVMVVTEQDCNHNGPTLMDRLLEALYSYAALFDCLESTVSRTSLERLRVEKMLFGEEIKNIIACEGSERKERHEKLEKWFQRFDLAGFGNVPLSYFGMVQARRFLQSYGCEGYRMRDENGCVLICWEDRPMYSISAWRSRK; this is encoded by the coding sequence ATGATGTCACTTTCACCTAGCTTAGGTTCTCCCAACAATCTCTTGTTTAGAGAAATGAAATCCGAGGAAAGGGGTTTGTACTTGATTCATTTGTTGCTCAGTTGTGCAAATCATGTAGCTGCTGGTAACCTTGAAAATGCAAACACCACACTTGAGCAAATTTCCATGCTTGCTTCCCCTGATGGGGACACTATGCAGCGAATCGCAACATATTTTATGGAGTCGCTTGCTGATCGGATTCTTAAAACATGGCCTGGGATCCACAGAGCCCTCAACTCAACCAGAATGACTTTGATATCCGACGAAATTCTGGTTCagaagcttttctttgagctttTCCCTTTCTTGAAGGTAGCATTTGTTCTCACAAATCAGGCCATCATTGAAGCAATGGAAGGGGAGAAAGTGATTCACATAATTGATCTCAATGCTGCTGAAGCTGCTCAGTGGATTGCTCTCCTTCGAGTATTAAGTGCGCATCCCGAAGGCCCTCCTCATTTGAGAATCACCGGGGTTCATCAGAAAAAGGAGATTCTGGATGAGGTGGCTCATAGACTAACTGAAGAAGCAGAAAAGTTGGATATACCGTTCCAATTCAACCCTGTGGCAAGCAAATTAGAAAATCTTGATTTTGACAAACTTCGGGTGAAAACTGGGGAGGCACTAGCAATAAGTTCCATTCTCCAATTGCATACCCTTTTGGCCTGGGATGATGAAGCCATGCAGAGAAAGTCTCCTCTTCTGTTAAAAAGCTCAAATGGAATTCACCTGCAAAGAGTTCTGCCAATGGGCCAAAGCACATTGGGTGATTTGCTTGAGAAAGATATGGTTAATGGGTACACTCCAAGTCCTGACTCAACctcatcatctccatcatctttAACTACTTCCAATTCAATGAATATGGAGAGCTTTCTTAATGCCTTGTGGGGATTATCACCAAAGGTCATGGTTGTGACAGAACAAGACTGTAATCACAATGGTCCAACTCTGATGGATAGGCTTCTTGAAGCTCTATACTCTTATGCAGCATTGTTTGATTGTTTGGAATCCACTGTCTCAAGAACATCATTGGAGAGATTAAGGGTGGAGAAGATGCTTTTTGGGGAGGAAATAAAGAACATCATTGCATGTGAGGGATCTGAACGAAAGGAAAGACATGAAAAGCTGGAAAAGTGGTTCCAGAGATTTGATCTAGCTGGGTTTGGCAACGTGCCTTTGAGCTACTTTGGTATGGTGCAAGCAAGGAGGTTCCTGCAGAGCTATGGTTGTGAAGGATACAGAATGAGGGATGAAAATGGTTGTGTGTTAATTTGCTGGGAGGATCGGCCAATGTATTCAATATCAGCTTGGAGATCTAGGAAGTAA